The DNA region ACGCTATTGTAGAAAATGCCCTCGAAGAATTCCTCAGCTAACGTGGTTATTTACCTCCACAAAAGCAAGGTTTACGCCTAACTCCTGCATCCAAGGGAAGTGGATTTAAAGATACATCAGTAAATCACGATAAAATTCTAGCTGAACAAGCGTTTTCGTAAGCCACAATGTGAGTCAATACTGCTCGGGTAAAGGATTTTTAACTCAGAATCAGGTTTGGGGAAAAGGTTACTGGGTTTGGGTTAAAGGTTTTTTCTTTCCCTTTTCCCTTTCCCCTTTTCCCCAAAACCCGACAAGTATTGCAATGTGATTGACAAGATTCTGCAATTACTCTCCAAGGTTCATTCGCAAAGCTCAGAGGTTCATCGACAAAGCTCAAAGGTTCATCGACAAAGCTCAGAGGTTCATCGACGAAGCTTAGAGGTTCATTCGCAAAGCTCAGAGGTTCATTCGCAAAGCTCAGAGGTTCATCGACGAAGCTTAGAGGTTCATTCGCAAAGCTCAGAGGTTCATCGACGAAGCTCAGAGGTTCATTCGCAAAGCTCAAAGGTTCATTGACGAAGCTCAGAGGTTCATTCGCAAAGCTCAAAGGTTCATTGACGAAGCTCAGAGGTTCATTCACGTAACACACTCTCCGAAAGCCGCTCAATTGAAAGTTAATAGTGTTTTACTCTAGCTCATACATCTGCTTATGTTTGGCTAAAAGCTTTTGATATTTCTCATTTGTCTTTGCTTCTACCCACTTGGCTTTAAATATTGCTGCTGATTCCGCTTTAACTGGGTCTACTTCATAGGGAAGAATCTCTTTTTTGGAACCTGAATCTTCCGAATTTTGTTTATACTTCCTACCACTTTTATGATTAGCATAACGGCGAGAGCGAGTATAGCCCATTTGGATAAACTTTCGTGCCATATCCGCGCCAATAAAATCATCTTTCTCTAAATAATCAAGAAACATCTCGTATATTTTTTCACTTGACTCTCTAGCAATATCAGGGGTTTTGAACCGCCAGTAAGGAAGAATTTCTGATTTGTATGGTTCAACCAAAAGTACACCCTGCTCACCCTTACCAACACGATAGAGTTCAGGATGTTGGCGAAAATCAATATTTTTAAAGTCTAAAGAATAATCAAAAGCCATGATAGATTTTTATTAGGAATAATAAACTTTCAAAGAAAGTTCAACTTCTATCTAAGTATTGAGATTTTGTTCTACTATGCTCTCTAGCACCCAATCCGTGAATAGTGTCCTTGCGCCAGGAAATCTGCGTAAAGTGCATCACATTGCCCTAAACGTCCAGGATATGCAAGCCTCGCGCTATTTTTATGGCACAATCCTGGGTTTGCATGAACTTACAGGTGACGAAGTACCCGCAACCCTAGTGGAACTTGTAGCATCTGGGAAAGTAGCCAACTTCATCACCCCGGATGGTACAATTCTGGATTTATTTGGAGAACCCGATTTAACACCACCAAATCCAGACCCAGAGAAGACTTTCACCAGAGCGTACCATCTAGCTTTTGACATCGATCCGCAGTTATTTGATCATGCGGTGACAGTGATCAGAGAAAATAAAATAGCGATCGCACATGGCCCAGTCACACGTCCTACTGGTAGAGGAGTGTATTTTTACGATCCAGATGGTTTTATGATTGAAATTCGTTGCGATCCAGAAGCTAGTTAACTTAAGGGTAATAACAAAAGTATCTACTATGACCGCGAAAATCACGCAAATATTTAAACTAATTGAAGACACAATCACAAAACCGCCAATTCCACACGAACCATACAAGCAATCATTGAAAGCCTGGGCAATGTATTGTTTACGAGACAAAGGTTTTATAGTCGTTTATGCTCAAAATGCCGACTTTGCTATTGAAACAAAAGGTACAGAAAAGTTATATTTTAAAGTTTCAAATAGCCCCGATGATTTAGATAATTCTATTAGCTGGATTGTCTGGGATAGTGTAACAAAAAGCGCCAGTCTCATTCCCAAAAAAATAGACTAATGCCAAAAAATTGCTGTAACCAAATAATTCGTAATTAATATAGGAATGGTATTTGATTTTTGAAATTATCTACGTGGGCGGGGAGTGGGGAGTAGGGAATTAGGTTTTTCAAGTTCTACCGAGCTTTTTCAGAAATCAAACATTAGTCCTATAGTCTACAGTAAATGCCTGCCTTTTATCGGGAATTACGAATTACGTTAGCGATAAACACGTTTCACAATGAAGGAATGAAAATATTTCTTCCCCAGTCCCCATTCCCCAATCCCCAGTCCCTATTTTCAAGGCAGTCCCCATTCCCCAATCCCCAGTCCCTATTTTCAAGGCAGGTCTAATGACTAATGACTAATTCTTTCCATTCGGACGTTGAATAATTGTCTCCACCACCCGGCGCTTGGCTTTTGGATCAATACCAACCAAGCGCACGTACTCACCGCTATATTCTGTCAGAGTTGATTCCAAATTTGAAATTGCATCAGACTCTGCATCAATGTGGCTATGAACACAAGTTTGCCAAGCACCTGTGCGGAAACGGCGCTCATCGACGTGTTCAATACTAATTTTGTAACCTTGAGATAATAATTGCCTAATTTGAGCTTGTGTATCTAGGGTTAAATGGGTACTGGATGCTTCCTGCTTCTGGAATCCATTAGTTTTTGCTTCTTGAGTTGCACCATTGCTTGATGGCTGATTAATTGGTGTTACAGCAGCAGGTGGTGCAGATTGAGAATTTCTACCTCGATTGAGTCGGTTGTAATCATCAACCAAATGGGAATTTTCCACCCGTTTTTGTTCACCAACGAGGAAGTTACCAGACTCGATTAAGTGAGACAGCCTGAAATCTGGTTTTCTAAATTCTGGTGGCCCTTCAGTACTATTAACCACATTCAAGGATACCCGCTCAAAACCTACTTGATGGATGTAGTTGCGGATTTGTTCATCATAAATGCGCGATCGCAAAGCGCTAAAAAAGTCAATTGACTGATTGACAAAAGTATCAACTAGCTGTTCAACTTCCTTCTGTGACAATCCATCCGGTTCAAAAATTCCCTTGACAATTCCTACCTTGTCATCTCGGTTTGGTTCCCAGTAAAATTTCTCCATCCGTCCATCCCGAATTAACGGTGCATAGAGAGTAGAAAAATCATTACCTGTGACAATAATCGGTACACGATGTAAAGGCGTGGAATCATAGCTTCCAGGCAACTGCACATCTGTGGGATTATCAGCAATATTCATCAGTGTGGCATTCACTAACTGCGTATTTACAGTATATTGAGTCCCTTCATCAAAGCGTCCAGCCCCCGCATCTAAATCGTTAATCATCAGTACACACATTTTGCCGCGTACTTTGATTAGTTCTGCTGTTTCTCGATAGCGCAGCCGAATCAACCGCGCTGGATCTCCTGCATCTGGACTTTCCAACTCGCCGCCAGATATGTGAGTTACTTCGATACCCATTTTCTCGAAGACTAATTGACATTGAAATGTTTTGCCTTCTCCTTTGCGTCCGTGAATACCTAAAATCACGGGAACTCTCACGCCAGGAAGCTTTAGAAAGTTTTTAGTGATGTGGACAGCCAGTTTGTCTAGAAAGCGGGGAGCGATGTAGTAACCCATAAAATTATCTTTGCCTAGCACTGCCTAAAGTAATGTTAAGTTTTTTTGGCGATGACTGTTTATTTATCTTTTGGTAGAAAAGCAACCTTACCTACCATAAACGTCTTGTTGGATATGCATCGAAAATTTTATCAGCACTCAGGATAGGTATATTTTCTACGAGTGCTTGTGCAATTAAAATTCGGTCAAATGGATCGCGATGATGTAAAGGTAGTGTGGCAACAACAGCAATATGGTTAATTTTGATATCGAGTAACCTAAAATCGTTGAGGTTGAGTTGCTGTGTGATAAATATTTCAAATGGCTGATTGAAACTAAGTTTTCCTAAATTCTGATTAATAGCTATTTCCCATAGACTAGCGATACTTAGCAAAATCTCATTATTCTCATCATTGATGAACTCTAGTACTTGATTACTAAGCCTTGAATTGTCAGTCACATACCAAATAAAAGTATGTGTATCCAACAGTAATATCATTCCATATATTCCTTAAAATCTTCCAGTGGTTCATCAAAGTCATCAGATATTGTAATTAAACCCTTAGCACTTCCAGGTTGACGGCGGTGTTTAAGTGGCGACATAGGAGTTAACTTCACCAAAGGTTGATTATCTTTGATAATAATAATTTCCTCACCTCCGAGTGCTGCTTCAATTAAGTCAGGTAAGTTTTGAGATGCTTCAGCTAGAGTAATTTGTTGCATAATTACCACTTTTGGATATAAAAATCAGGTGCTACCACTATCCTAACTTTGAATGCTCAATTAAGTTCAGAGGAAACCAATTTAACCAACTATCCCAATTTTCCACGATTTGGGCAAATTCTGCATAACCGCCTGCTCTTGGATGAACACCATCATTAGCTCTTGCTTCATTAATCCAGATATTTGATTTTTCTAATATCGGAAAAAGGTCTAAATAAGGTATATTCAATTCATTGCAAATTAAAGCAAACTGTTTAGATAAATCAGTATTTCTGTTCGTTCTTTGACCATCTTTTTGTTCTGCGTAGGGTGCAGGGCCAACCATCAAAACAGGATATAGCTTTTGAGCTTTACTTAAAATTTCACGGGCATTTTTGATAGAATCTACCAAATCCACGCGAGTTTTACCATTTTCTAATGTTGTGTCATTCAATCCAAAAGAAAACACAACTCTACCATCATATTCTTTGGGTAATCGCAGTGATACTTCTTGTAACCAACGCCTTGCTATATCAGTACTCGTATCACGCCTAATTCCTAAATTATAGTAAGTAATGTCATAACCTCTTTTATTAGCATTTGTACATACTCTCCCTGTCCAACCAAGACATTCTTGATCGCCAGTACCATTAACAAAAGAGTCACCAACAAAACAAATCCTTACTTCTGCTATATGTACTGAACTCATTACTTCTGTGCTGTCTAATTCTTAAATTTTTGCTTTCAAATCCAGATTTTAATCTGATAAAATAGCCTGTGAATTGAGAGGTTTATCTGGGATGAGTTGTCAACCAATTAACGGCAAAATCAACACCGTTTCTGATAGACAATAGCTTGGTTTGTGCAGAACCAACTGTTGAAACTTTGACATGACCAGTTTGTTCAAAAGCTGCACCGATCTCAACAAAACAGTCATCGTCAAATTCAATATCTGTGTAAACTTTCCAGATTCGCTGTCCCGTTTCCAGAATTGGCGCACCCCTGCTAACTCGCAGTGTTCGATCAACCCGGTATTCTGCTAAATGAAAACTCGTGCAGCGATCGTATCCAACTCCTAATAATAGCACCGAACCGTTCAACTCATAAAGACGAGCTAATGGTGAACTTTCTCCAAGAGAGTTTTCTAAGGCATGATCAAAGATAATCTTTTCGGCGTGCTTTCCCCAAGCAGCAAAGGAAACCGTCGGATGAGAACTCCGCACTACGCCTTGCCAAGTTCGGAAAGTTTCAACAATCTTGCCCATACGTCGCGTAGGAGTTACTTTTGGATCAAAAGCTGGCATTGTTTCATATATAATTGACCACCAGTCAGTGGGAACAGCTGGTGCTTGCCACGTATTAGGGTCAGACAAATCACCAGAATAGGTAGGCATTACGAGAGTTCCTGCTGGCGTAATCACATCCATCAGTGCTTGAACTACTGCGACTGAACCACCACAAACCCATCCCAGCGAACTAAGAGAAGAGTGTACTATCACATTCATACCTGGAGTTAAACCTGCGTCCAACAAGTCCTTAGCCAAACTTTGACAAGTACGAGGTGATGGTGTATTTAAAATTACTTTTGATTCACTCATGTTCCATAAAATTCCTGGGACTGAATAGTGAGGTTTGCCAGAATTTTTATAATTATTTAGTTAATAAATAGGAGAGGCAGATAATTCTACCTCTCCTATGAAGATAAACTAATTACTTAAAGCAACGCTTGCTTTAGTATCTATTAGCTTTGTTAGGTTTGTGAACAAGAAAGCTGAGAACTTGGCACTGCTTGATGTTGTCAAAACCCACAACACGGATATAGCTGGTGTTGAATTGAGAACGGCATCCTTGAACTTCGCTCAATACTTCTTGAGTAGATTTAGCACCGAACAAAGGCAACTTCCACATTGTCCAATATAATTCTGTTGGCTCAGAAGTTTCGTTAAATTCGATCGCTGGAATGTAACCTTGATTCAAAATGTACTGAATCTGCTTGGCAATTTGAGCGTCAGACAGAGGTGGTAGATAAGAAAGGGTTTCGTAACGACGCTCTTTTGGTAAAGTTTGCATAGATTTTGATAATGGGTTGCGATTTTTGACTACTAGGTTGATCGAACTAATTAGATAAGTTATCTAAATTCGGATCTGAAGTTGCTTGCTGTTCTGGTTGCAGACTGGGGTTAGATGTGTCTATTCGTGTGATGCGTTCTAGATGCTGGCGACGCTTTTCCATGTTGCCTTGTTGAATGCCAGTGCGAACCATTTCTGGTAAAAAATCAGCAACTTCCTCCGCAATATGTTCTCTGACAGTCATGATCCGCAATGCCAAATCTGGCTTTTCTCGGAACAATTGCTCAATGTATGCTTCACCATCCTGAATTTTGTCAGTGGAAAAGTTATGCAACCAAAGTGCTAGTGGAGGATTTGTTTCGCCTAGCTGTGCCAGTACTGTCCTTAAAGCCTGATAAGTCAGGTAACTTTGGAGAGTCTTGGCTGTGTCCTTCGCAATTTGCTTAAGATTCATGCTTGACCCCAGCCTTTAACAGTTATGAGTTATAAGTTATGAGTTATGAATTATGAATTAATGTAACTCTTAACTCTTAACTTCTAACTCCTAACTTTCGATCAGACGGTATCCATTGCTTCAAACTCGAACTTGATTTCTTTCCACAGTTCGCAAGCAACAGCTAGTTCAGGAGACCACTTGGCAGCTTCGCGGATGATATCGTTACCTTCACGAGCCAAGTTACGGCCTTCGTTACGAGCTTGAACAACGGCTTCCAAGGCGACGCGGTTAGCGGTTGCACCAGGAGCGTTACCCCAAGGATGTCCCAGAGTACCACCACCGAATTGTAGTACGGAGTCATCACCAAAGATTTCTACCAGCGCGGGCATGTGCCATACGTGGATACCACCAGAAGCAACTGCCATTACACCAGGTAGAGAAGCCCAGTCTTGGGTAAAGTAAATACCACGAGACTTGTCTTGCTCGATGTAGTTTTCACGCAACAGGTCAACGAAGCCCATTGTGATGCCACGCTCACCTTCCAACTTACCAACTACGGTGCCAGTGTGGATGTGGTCACCACCAGACAAACGTAGGGCTTTAGCCAATACACGGAAGTGGATACCGTGGTTCTTTTGACGGTCAATTACAGCGTGCATAGCACGGTGAATGTGTAGCAGGATACCGTTATCACGGCACCAACGAGCCAATGTGGTGTTGGCGGTGAAACCTGCGGTTAGGTAGTCATGCATGATGATGGGCATTTTGAGTTCTTTTGCGTACTCAGCCCGCTTTAGCATTTCTTCACAGGTAGGAGCAGTAACGTTTAGGTAGTGACCTTTAATTTCACCGGTTTCTGCTTGTGATTTGTTGATAGCTTCAGCTACGAACAAGAAGCGATCGCGCCATCTTTGGAATGGTGCGGAGTTGATGTTTTCATCGTCTTTGGTGAAGTCCAAACCACCGCGTAAGCATTCGTATACAGCGCGTCCGTAGTTCTTAGCAGAAAGACCCAATTTGGGCTTAATGGTACAACCCAGCAAAGGACGACCGTATTTGTTTAACTTGTCGCGCTCAACTTGGATACCGTGAGGAGGCCCTTGGAAGGTCTTGATGTAAGCTACTGGAAAGCGAATATCTTCTAAACGCAATGCCCGCAGAGCTTTGAAACCAAATACGTTACCTACAATTGAGGTCAAAACGTTGGTTACAGAACCTTCTTCAAACAAGTCCAGAGGATAGGCAACGTAGCAAATGTACTGGTTGTCTTCACCAGGAACTGGTTCGATATCGTAGCAACGACCTTTGTAGCGATCAAGGTCGGTGAGCAAGTCTGTCCACACAGTTGTCCAAGTACCTGTGGAAGACTCAGCCGCTACAGCCGCACCTGCTTCTTCGGGAGGAACACCAGGCTGGGGTGTCATGCGGAACGCAGCTAGAAGATCGGTATCTTTTGGTGTGTAATCGGGTGTGTAATAAGTTAGTCTGTAATCTTTAACCCCGGCTTGATACCCAGACTTGCTCTGAGTCTTCGTTTGAGCGTAAGACATATTTTATCCTTCCCTGAAATCACTCTTGTTAATTATCAAATCACGTTTTGTGCAACTTCCCCTCACCCGATTTTTCCCCCCTTCATCGGGGAGGAGATCAGGAAAAATTTTTGTTAGGGGTTGTTTTTGGCAAAGGGTAGCAGTTTTTTTGCGGCTGACACTTTGGTAGCGGTGGTAGCCCTCCTCACCAGTGTTATCCCATTCTATGGGTACACAACCTAGCGCTTCTACTGTTTCCTCTTCCTACGAATCAAAATTCTTTTTTACCTCTTCTTCGCACCTAACTAAACCTTCTCAATTTCACCAAAAATTCCGCTTTTTGCGGCTTTATTTTAGATAATTCCCCTACAAATCGGGGTATTCAGGGGATTGGGCTGGCTGGCACACATTCCCGCCTCTACACTCCCTATATCTTTTCCGTTGATGGAAAAGATACCAGAAAAGAATTTACTTGACAGAGATTTAGCAGAGTCGTGAGCGTTAAAGATAAAAAATTGCACACCACGTAATTTGTAACTTATTCCACAATATATCAATAATTCGATAAGTTATTCTTTGAAAGTTTTTAACTTATATATTTAATTTTGTTATTACATAAACATTTAACATTTTATTACAAATGCTTTACAAGGTGTCATCAATGGTGTTTTGGCATGGGGAGTGGAGTTCAAAAACTCATTAATGGAGTTCAAAGACTCATCCTCTATGCCCAATGCCCAATGCCCAATTCTCAATGTTTAAAAAATCCTGACTAGGGGAACACTGGAACTAACCCAAAGCCAGTTTAGGTAACGGCTATGGGTACTGTCTCCAAAGGAAATGTCACCGTGGTATTGTTTTGCAAGCGTACTAGTTTATTGACTACTTCTATCTTGCTGGGGTTGATAGCTTTGCCAAGTATAGGATGGGCACAAAAAACCCCTGATATTAATTCATCTGATTTAACTCCTGCTTACCCACCTTCTGCACCGCCACCGCGAGTAGAACCTTTGCCCGATGAGCGAGGAGTGCAAGAAAATTCGCCAAAAACTGATTATCGTGTCGGTAATTTACTGGGAGATATTACTGGCAATCTTTGGGTAGGTTCTTGGCGGGGACTATCGCGGATTGATCCTAAAACCGGCAAGATTATTTCTCGTGTTAGTTTACCGAATGTTGCTATTGGTGCTTTAGCCCAAGACAAAGTAGGACGTTTGTGGGTAGGAAGTTATGATGGACTGTTCCGAGTAGACCCCCGTACTAGTGAAATCACGGCGCAGAATTTATTTTTGCCTTCTAAACGGGTGTTGTCATTGTTAGTTGACAAAAGGGGTTATTTGTGGACTGGAACCGATAGCGGTTTAGCCCTAATTAGTCCCGACCAAGGCTTGATTATGACAACATTAAAAAATCTGCCTGGTGTCAGCGCCAACACCCTGACTTTAGATGCTGAAGGTCAACTGTGGGTTGGCACTCTTGATGGACTGGTGCGGATAAATACTGCTAGTGCTGCGATTATGAAGCGGATAGCCGATTTACCAGGGACGACTGTCCAAGCTTTAGCTATCAGTCCAGAAGGGTTAATTTGGGCGGGAATGCCAAATAATTTGCTAGTTATTAACCCAAAAACTGGTGCAGTGTTACGGTCTGTGACTCGCCTGCGTGGGCGTGACGTGACAGCAATACGTTTTGCTAAAGATGGTAGTGTCTGGGTTGGGACTAACAATGGTTTGTTACGATTAAATCCAAATACAGGAGCTGTGTTAGATGCAGAAGTTGCTGGACTTCCTTCTAGTCGGGTTCTTGCCCTTGCACCTGACATCGCTAATAAATTATGGATCGGCACTAGTGAAGGTCTAGCTTGGTTAATGCCTAAAACCGACAGTGCAAAACCACATATTGCTTTCAGTCGCGCCGTTAAGTAAGGATTAGGGACTGGGGACTAGGGACTGGGGACTAGGAATAGGAAATTTTATTCCTAATACCCAATACTTAATAACTAATACCTAATCCCCAATCCAAAATCCAAAATCTAAAATCTAAAATTGGCAATGGCAATTACTACCCAGCAATTAATTCAATGGAAACAACAGGGACGTTCAATTGTAGCGTTGACGGCCTGGGATTATGCGATCGCTCAACTCATCGATGCAGCTGGTGTAGACTTAATCCTTGTGGGTGATTCTATGGCAGTAGTTCTAGGGTATGAAACAACACTGCCGATAACTTTGGATGAGATGATATACCACGCCAAATCTGTGCGCCGTGGGGTTAAACGGGCATTAGTGGTAGTAGATTTACCATTCTTGACGTATCAAGAAAGTCTCCAGCAAGCGATGCACTCAGCTGGGCGGGTACTGAAGGAAACGGGCGCTCAAGCGGTAAAATTGGAAGGTGGCTATCCAGCGATCGCAGAAACTATTGCTCGTTTGGTTCAAGCTGGAATTCCGGTAATGGGTCATGTCGGTTTGACACCGCAATCAATACATCAACTCGGTTTGCGACAACAAGGGAAAACGCAAGAAGCGAGTGAGAGGATTTTACAAGAAGCGATCGCTCTGGAACAAGCAGGTGTATTTTCTCTTGTCTTAGAGCATATCCCCGCAGATTTGGCAATGCAGATTACACAAAAATTAAACATTCCGACAATCGGTATCGGTGCAGGAACTCACTGCGATGGACAAGTTTTAGTTACCTCAGATGTCCTCGGACTTACCGAAAAGCATCCACCATTTGCCAAAGTTTATACAAACTTGCGAGAAACGATTACCAAAGCCGTGCAAGATTATGCGCTGGAAGTACGCGATCGGAAATTTCCATAAGTATGGAAATTACGATCAAAAAATACAAGAAGCTGCCAAATAGCTAGTTTTCCATCTGGGATAATTTATGCAATTAGAAAGCAGCACATTATAAAATTGCTGAAGTTCAAAATTGTGCC from Nostoc commune NIES-4072 includes:
- a CDS encoding DUF4385 domain-containing protein, with protein sequence MAFDYSLDFKNIDFRQHPELYRVGKGEQGVLLVEPYKSEILPYWRFKTPDIARESSEKIYEMFLDYLEKDDFIGADMARKFIQMGYTRSRRYANHKSGRKYKQNSEDSGSKKEILPYEVDPVKAESAAIFKAKWVEAKTNEKYQKLLAKHKQMYELE
- a CDS encoding VOC family protein, with product MLSSTQSVNSVLAPGNLRKVHHIALNVQDMQASRYFYGTILGLHELTGDEVPATLVELVASGKVANFITPDGTILDLFGEPDLTPPNPDPEKTFTRAYHLAFDIDPQLFDHAVTVIRENKIAIAHGPVTRPTGRGVYFYDPDGFMIEIRCDPEAS
- a CDS encoding ribulose bisphosphate carboxylase small subunit produces the protein MGYYIAPRFLDKLAVHITKNFLKLPGVRVPVILGIHGRKGEGKTFQCQLVFEKMGIEVTHISGGELESPDAGDPARLIRLRYRETAELIKVRGKMCVLMINDLDAGAGRFDEGTQYTVNTQLVNATLMNIADNPTDVQLPGSYDSTPLHRVPIIVTGNDFSTLYAPLIRDGRMEKFYWEPNRDDKVGIVKGIFEPDGLSQKEVEQLVDTFVNQSIDFFSALRSRIYDEQIRNYIHQVGFERVSLNVVNSTEGPPEFRKPDFRLSHLIESGNFLVGEQKRVENSHLVDDYNRLNRGRNSQSAPPAAVTPINQPSSNGATQEAKTNGFQKQEASSTHLTLDTQAQIRQLLSQGYKISIEHVDERRFRTGAWQTCVHSHIDAESDAISNLESTLTEYSGEYVRLVGIDPKAKRRVVETIIQRPNGKN
- a CDS encoding type II toxin-antitoxin system VapC family toxin translates to MILLLDTHTFIWYVTDNSRLSNQVLEFINDENNEILLSIASLWEIAINQNLGKLSFNQPFEIFITQQLNLNDFRLLDIKINHIAVVATLPLHHRDPFDRILIAQALVENIPILSADKIFDAYPTRRLW
- a CDS encoding type II toxin-antitoxin system Phd/YefM family antitoxin; the protein is MQQITLAEASQNLPDLIEAALGGEEIIIIKDNQPLVKLTPMSPLKHRRQPGSAKGLITISDDFDEPLEDFKEYME
- a CDS encoding GDSL-type esterase/lipase family protein, translating into MSSVHIAEVRICFVGDSFVNGTGDQECLGWTGRVCTNANKRGYDITYYNLGIRRDTSTDIARRWLQEVSLRLPKEYDGRVVFSFGLNDTTLENGKTRVDLVDSIKNAREILSKAQKLYPVLMVGPAPYAEQKDGQRTNRNTDLSKQFALICNELNIPYLDLFPILEKSNIWINEARANDGVHPRAGGYAEFAQIVENWDSWLNWFPLNLIEHSKLG
- a CDS encoding aminoglycoside N(3)-acetyltransferase translates to MSESKVILNTPSPRTCQSLAKDLLDAGLTPGMNVIVHSSLSSLGWVCGGSVAVVQALMDVITPAGTLVMPTYSGDLSDPNTWQAPAVPTDWWSIIYETMPAFDPKVTPTRRMGKIVETFRTWQGVVRSSHPTVSFAAWGKHAEKIIFDHALENSLGESSPLARLYELNGSVLLLGVGYDRCTSFHLAEYRVDRTLRVSRGAPILETGQRIWKVYTDIEFDDDCFVEIGAAFEQTGHVKVSTVGSAQTKLLSIRNGVDFAVNWLTTHPR
- a CDS encoding ribulose bisphosphate carboxylase small subunit gives rise to the protein MQTLPKERRYETLSYLPPLSDAQIAKQIQYILNQGYIPAIEFNETSEPTELYWTMWKLPLFGAKSTQEVLSEVQGCRSQFNTSYIRVVGFDNIKQCQVLSFLVHKPNKANRY
- the rcbX gene encoding RuBisCO chaperone RbcX, which gives rise to MNLKQIAKDTAKTLQSYLTYQALRTVLAQLGETNPPLALWLHNFSTDKIQDGEAYIEQLFREKPDLALRIMTVREHIAEEVADFLPEMVRTGIQQGNMEKRRQHLERITRIDTSNPSLQPEQQATSDPNLDNLSN
- a CDS encoding form I ribulose bisphosphate carboxylase large subunit: MSYAQTKTQSKSGYQAGVKDYRLTYYTPDYTPKDTDLLAAFRMTPQPGVPPEEAGAAVAAESSTGTWTTVWTDLLTDLDRYKGRCYDIEPVPGEDNQYICYVAYPLDLFEEGSVTNVLTSIVGNVFGFKALRALRLEDIRFPVAYIKTFQGPPHGIQVERDKLNKYGRPLLGCTIKPKLGLSAKNYGRAVYECLRGGLDFTKDDENINSAPFQRWRDRFLFVAEAINKSQAETGEIKGHYLNVTAPTCEEMLKRAEYAKELKMPIIMHDYLTAGFTANTTLARWCRDNGILLHIHRAMHAVIDRQKNHGIHFRVLAKALRLSGGDHIHTGTVVGKLEGERGITMGFVDLLRENYIEQDKSRGIYFTQDWASLPGVMAVASGGIHVWHMPALVEIFGDDSVLQFGGGTLGHPWGNAPGATANRVALEAVVQARNEGRNLAREGNDIIREAAKWSPELAVACELWKEIKFEFEAMDTV
- a CDS encoding ligand-binding sensor domain-containing protein is translated as MGTVSKGNVTVVLFCKRTSLLTTSILLGLIALPSIGWAQKTPDINSSDLTPAYPPSAPPPRVEPLPDERGVQENSPKTDYRVGNLLGDITGNLWVGSWRGLSRIDPKTGKIISRVSLPNVAIGALAQDKVGRLWVGSYDGLFRVDPRTSEITAQNLFLPSKRVLSLLVDKRGYLWTGTDSGLALISPDQGLIMTTLKNLPGVSANTLTLDAEGQLWVGTLDGLVRINTASAAIMKRIADLPGTTVQALAISPEGLIWAGMPNNLLVINPKTGAVLRSVTRLRGRDVTAIRFAKDGSVWVGTNNGLLRLNPNTGAVLDAEVAGLPSSRVLALAPDIANKLWIGTSEGLAWLMPKTDSAKPHIAFSRAVK
- the panB gene encoding 3-methyl-2-oxobutanoate hydroxymethyltransferase; translated protein: MAITTQQLIQWKQQGRSIVALTAWDYAIAQLIDAAGVDLILVGDSMAVVLGYETTLPITLDEMIYHAKSVRRGVKRALVVVDLPFLTYQESLQQAMHSAGRVLKETGAQAVKLEGGYPAIAETIARLVQAGIPVMGHVGLTPQSIHQLGLRQQGKTQEASERILQEAIALEQAGVFSLVLEHIPADLAMQITQKLNIPTIGIGAGTHCDGQVLVTSDVLGLTEKHPPFAKVYTNLRETITKAVQDYALEVRDRKFP